The Gammaproteobacteria bacterium genome includes the window TCGATCAGCTCAATCCAGTGCTTCACCGGCACCCGTGCGCTGCCCTGCATGTGCGTGAGGCAGCCGATGTTGGCGGTAGCGATGCAGTCGGGTTCGCCGGACTGCAAGGCAGCAAGTTTGTTCGTCAACAACTGTTGCGACAACTCCGGTTGTAGCAGGGAATAGGTGCCCGCCGAGCCGCAGCACAGATGTGCATCGGGGACGTCTGTCGGCGTGAAGCCCAGCTTGCCGAGGATATTTGCCACTGCATCGGGCAGTTTCTGCGCGTGCTGCAAGGTGCAGGGCGTGTGACAGGCAATCTTTTTGGCTGTGGCGAGTGTGAGGGTACTGGTATCTTCCTGCATCAGTATTTCGCTGATGTCTCTGGTCAGCGATGAGATGCGCGCAGCCTTGTGCGCATAGTCCGGGTCGTTGCGCAGTAAATGGCCATATTCTTTTATCAGACTGCCGCAGCCGCTGGCGGTAATCACAATGGCCTCGGCGCCGCTTTCAATGTGCGGCCACCAGGCCGTGATGTTGCGGCGCATGAAATTCAATCCTTCATTGTCGGCGCCGAGGTGGTGACTGATGGCGCCGCAACAGCCTGCATTCTGCAGCCGCAGCAAGCTGATGCCGAGCCTGTCCAGCACGCGTGCAGCGGCGACGTTGATGTTAGGGGAAAGGGCAGGTTGTACGCAGCCGTCCAATACCAGCATGCGTCGCTGATGTTGCATGACGGGCCATGGCCCTGGCTTTTGGTGTGCTGGAATTGTTCGGCGTACAGTCGCGGGCAGCAAAGGTTTGAGCCAGCGTGCGAAATACAGCAGCAGGGCCGTGCGTGCAGTATGCGTCAGGA containing:
- the glcF gene encoding glycolate oxidase subunit GlcF — protein: MQTQLNPGFLETPQGGEANAILRSCVHCGFCNATCPTYQLLGDELDGPRGRIYLLKSLFEGAPVTHKTQNHIDRCLTCRACETTCPSGVQYGRLADIGRAALEHHVQRPWRERLQRRLLRLILTHTARTALLLYFARWLKPLLPATVRRTIPAHQKPGPWPVMQHQRRMLVLDGCVQPALSPNINVAAARVLDRLGISLLRLQNAGCCGAISHHLGADNEGLNFMRRNITAWWPHIESGAEAIVITASGCGSLIKEYGHLLRNDPDYAHKAARISSLTRDISEILMQEDTSTLTLATAKKIACHTPCTLQHAQKLPDAVANILGKLGFTPTDVPDAHLCCGSAGTYSLLQPELSQQLLTNKLAALQSGEPDCIATANIGCLTHMQGSARVPVKHWIELIDAG